A genomic segment from Aegilops tauschii subsp. strangulata cultivar AL8/78 chromosome 1, Aet v6.0, whole genome shotgun sequence encodes:
- the LOC109752194 gene encoding BTB/POZ and MATH domain-containing protein 2-like produces the protein MSNSSPSSASAIVAKAVSGWHDLKIEGYSLTNGIGIGEFIRSETFVIAAHRWCIRYYPDGAALDDADWIAIYSDGEYVQRDDNTDGKDIMVKVCISVLDDGGQVSVLGKRSNQFDRCGPQDPAHRYIVAARSPVFMAELLGPMKGKAAACIRIDGMEAKVFKAMLHFIYADLLPEIDEDEIVGMAQHLLVAADRYNLERLKLMCEETLCKSINKDTAATTLALAEQHGCDGLKKACFKFLASVDNLKAAMASDGFAHLKSSCPSILEVLVTNLSR, from the coding sequence ATGTCAAACTCCTCTCCGTCCTCCGCGTCGGCCATTGTCGCCAAGGCTGTGTCCGGGTGGCACGACCTCAAGATCGAGGGGTACTCCCTAACGAATGGGATCGGTATCGGCGAGTTCATTAGATCGGAGACTTTTGTCATCGCAGCCCATCGCTGGTGTATCAGATACTACCCCGACGGCGCGGCTTTGGACGACGCCGACTGGATTGCCATCTACTCCGATGGCGAGTATGTGCAACGTGACGACAACACCGATGGCAAGGACATCATGGTGAAAGTCTGCATCAGTGTACTTGACGATGGAGGACAGGTGTCTGTTCTCGGCAAGAGAAGCAACCAGTTTGATAGATGCGGTCCGCAAGATCCGGCGCATAGGTACATCGTCGCTGCTCGGTCCCCGGTCTTCATGGCGGAGCTCTTGGGTCCTATGAAAGGGAAGGCGGCGGCCTGCATACGGATCGATGGCATGGAAGCTAAAGTCTTCAAGGCGATGCTTCACTTCATCTACGCCGACTTGTTGCCTGAGATCGATGAGGACGAAATTGTGGGGATGGCACAGCATTTACTTGTCGCCGCGGATAGGTATAACCTCGAGAGGCTAAAGTTGATGTGCGAAGAGACGTTGTGCAAGTCCATCAACAAAGACACCGCGGCGACTACATTGGCGTTGGCTGAACAACATGGTTGTGATGGTCTCAAGAAGGCATGCTTCAAGTTCCTCGCTTCTGTTGACAACCTCAAGGCAGCCATGGCAAGTGATGGCTTTGCACATCTGAAGAGCAGCTGCCCCTCCATCCTAGAAGTGCTGGTCACCAATCTTTCTCGCTGA
- the LOC109752192 gene encoding BTB/POZ and MATH domain-containing protein 1-like, with amino-acid sequence MPNYSPSSASAIVADAVPGSHVLKIEGYSLTKGLGTGEFVRSENFVIAGHRWHIKYFPDGVVSDDADWIAIFVQRDDDTDGKDIMARLWISLLNHDGESVPSHDMISSQFEKYSPKTARGCNKFLKRKDLEESRYLKDDCFSIRCHVTVRNEIRTFKTHSGAMPLVAVPPSNLHRHLLGLLTSGKGGDILFEVGGETFAAHRYIVAARSPVFMAELLGPMKEKAATCIRIDGMEAKFFKAMLHFIYTDLLPDIDEDEIVGMAQHLLVAADRYNLERLKLMCEETLCKSINKDTAATTLALAEQHGCDGLKKACFEFLASVDNLKAVMTSDGFAHLKSSCPSILEVLVTNLSR; translated from the coding sequence ATGCCTAACTACTCTCCGTCCTCCGCGTCGGCCATTGTCGCCGATGCAGTGCCCGGGTCGCACGTCCTCAAGATCGAGGGGTACTCCCTAACCAAGGGGCTCGGTACCGGCGAATTCGTCAGATCCGAGAACTTTGTCATCGCAGGCCATCGCTGGCATATCAAGTACTTCCCCGATGGTGTGGTTTCGGACGACGCCGACTGGATTGCCATCTTCGTGCAACGTGATGATGACACCGATGGTAAGGACATAATGGCGAGACTCTGGATCAGCTTACTTAACCACGATGGAGAATCTGTGCCATCGCACGACATGATAAGTTCTCAGTTTGAAAAATATTCTCCGAAAACTGCACGAGGATGTAACAAATTCCTGAAAAGGAAAGATTTGGAGGAGTCAAGGTATCTCAAGGACGATTGTTTCAGTATCAGGTGCCATGTCACCGTCAGGAATGAGATCCGCACCTTCAAGACGCACTCAGGGGCCATGCCGTTGGTCGCCGTGCCGCCGTCCAACTTGCACCGGCACCTGCTCGGCCTCCTGACGAGCGGAAAGGGAGGGGACATACTTTTCGAGGTGGGTGGTGAAACGTTCGCCGCGCATAGGTACATCGTCGCTGCTCGGTCCCCGGTCTTCATGGCGGAGCTGTTGGGTCCTATGAAAGAGAAGGCGGCAACCTGCATACGGATCGATGGCATGGAAGCCAAATTCTTCAAGGCGATGCTTCACTTCATCTATACCGACTTGTTGCCTGATATCGATGAGGACGAAATTGTGGGGATGGCACAACATTTACTTGTCGCCGCGGACAGGTATAACCTGGAGAGGCTGAAGTTGATGTGCGAAGAGACGTTGTGCAAGTCCATCAACAAAGACACGGCGGCAACTACATTGGCCTTGGCTGAACAGCATGGTTGTGATGGTCTTAAGAAGGCATGCTTCGAGTTCCTCGCTTCTGTTGACAACCTCAAGGCAGTCATGACAAGCGATGGCTTTGCACATTTGAAGAGCAGCTGTCCCTCCATCCTAGAGGTGCTGGTCACCAATCTTTCTCGCTGA